The following proteins come from a genomic window of Candidatus Protochlamydia phocaeensis:
- the pseB gene encoding UDP-N-acetylglucosamine 4,6-dehydratase (inverting) codes for MLSPTSSLFADQSILITGGTGSFGRALAKRILTENTCRKVIIFSRDEWKQWEMRRSDPIFDHPKIRYFLGDVRDAQRLARAFNEVTMIVHAAALKQVPAAEYNPSEFIKTNINGAMNIIDMAINCGVKKVIALSTDKAVNPVNLYGATKLCSDKLFVAGNAYVGAKGHPLFSVVRYGNVAASRGSIIPYWQKLIDQGIKALPVTDERMTRFWITLDQSVDFVCQCFQQMKGGEIFVPKIPSIKIMDLAEAIAPHLPREICGIRPGEKLNELMISADDARHTAEFDRHYVILPELATDERLPSEHLSLPVAGTPVPPDFVYASHTNTDWLSVEEIRRFLSLYKQGHEPVL; via the coding sequence ATGCTTTCCCCAACCTCTTCTCTGTTTGCCGATCAATCCATTCTCATCACCGGAGGAACCGGAAGCTTTGGAAGAGCGCTGGCTAAGCGTATTTTAACCGAAAACACTTGCCGCAAAGTGATCATTTTTAGCCGGGATGAGTGGAAGCAATGGGAGATGCGCCGAAGCGATCCCATTTTTGACCACCCGAAAATCCGTTATTTTTTAGGCGATGTCCGCGATGCGCAACGCTTGGCTCGCGCCTTCAATGAGGTCACCATGATTGTGCACGCCGCAGCCCTCAAGCAAGTGCCTGCTGCTGAATATAATCCTTCGGAATTTATTAAAACAAATATCAACGGGGCCATGAACATCATTGACATGGCCATCAATTGCGGCGTCAAAAAAGTCATTGCCCTTTCAACGGATAAAGCCGTCAATCCGGTTAATCTATATGGGGCCACTAAGCTGTGTTCGGATAAGTTATTTGTAGCGGGAAATGCTTATGTAGGAGCCAAAGGCCATCCCCTCTTTTCTGTTGTCCGCTATGGGAATGTAGCGGCCAGCCGCGGAAGCATTATTCCTTATTGGCAGAAACTGATCGACCAAGGCATCAAGGCTTTACCCGTGACGGATGAGCGCATGACGCGTTTCTGGATTACTCTTGACCAGTCCGTCGATTTTGTCTGTCAATGCTTTCAACAAATGAAGGGAGGGGAAATTTTCGTTCCCAAAATTCCCAGCATTAAAATTATGGACTTGGCAGAAGCCATCGCTCCGCACTTGCCTCGAGAAATTTGCGGCATTCGTCCGGGAGAAAAGCTCAACGAGCTCATGATCAGCGCAGACGATGCCCGCCATACAGCTGAGTTTGACCGCCACTATGTCATTCTTCCCGAGTTGGCGACTGATGAGCGCCTTCCAAGCGAGCATCTCTCTCTGCCCGTTGCCGGGACTCCCGTCCCACCCGATTTTGTGTATGCGTCTCATACCAATACCGACTGGCTTTCGGTCGAGGAAATACGCCGCTTTCTCTCGCTTTATAAGCAAGGCCATGAACCTGTTTTATAG
- a CDS encoding DNA topoisomerase IV subunit A: protein MEDIKQLMQHHYIKYASYVILDRAIPHVIDGLKPVQRRILYTLWLMHDGKLHKVANVAGQTMALHPHGDAPIVEALINIANKGYLLDKQGNFGNLYTGDPAAAARYIETRLTPLAKETLFNADLTATIASYDGRHQEPICLPAKIPVVLLQGADGIAVGMSTHIFPHNFLELLEAEIAILEDKPFTILPDFPTGGIMDASEYDKGRGKVRLRAKIEVRDAKTLVIKEICYGTTTESLIRSIDEAAKKGKIKIEAIHDYTAEQVEIEIKLPRGQYAQDLLDALYAYTECQVSLSSQIVVIKDNMPWETDVDSILRLHTEKLQEYLRRELEIERDRLKEKIFEKSLEQIFIENRLYKLIENLDSYDKVHQTIATSLVPFHAQLLREPTHDDRERLLSIPIRRISRFDLTKNQEEILSYTTQLARVEKELKSIKKVAIRYLQGLIKKFTKDHPRRTEVQAIQQVNTRAMETRQIKVGFDPASGFVGTKVASQHMIECTNFDKILVIFKDGTYQVINIPEKQYVHHNGNKVVYVGVADKKTVISVAYRDPETHYVYAKRFIIDKFILDKVYRYLDEGMNLEFISTEPQNTLELQFIPKPRMTVTKAQFQVDSVAIKGVTAKGVRMANREVKKLVLVKS, encoded by the coding sequence ATGGAAGATATTAAACAATTGATGCAGCATCACTACATCAAATATGCCTCCTATGTCATTCTAGATCGGGCAATCCCTCATGTGATTGATGGACTTAAGCCTGTCCAGCGCCGCATTCTTTACACGCTCTGGCTCATGCATGACGGCAAACTTCACAAGGTAGCCAATGTGGCAGGTCAAACAATGGCCCTTCATCCCCATGGCGATGCCCCTATTGTTGAGGCATTGATCAATATCGCCAATAAGGGCTATCTGCTTGACAAGCAAGGAAACTTCGGCAACCTTTATACCGGCGATCCGGCAGCTGCGGCGCGTTATATCGAAACGCGTTTGACACCTTTGGCCAAAGAAACGTTATTTAACGCGGATTTAACGGCGACGATTGCGTCTTATGACGGACGTCATCAAGAGCCTATCTGCCTGCCTGCGAAAATTCCGGTTGTTTTACTGCAAGGGGCGGATGGCATTGCGGTCGGGATGTCGACGCATATTTTCCCGCATAACTTCCTCGAGTTATTAGAGGCCGAAATTGCAATTTTAGAAGACAAGCCTTTTACCATTCTGCCTGATTTTCCAACAGGTGGAATTATGGATGCTTCCGAATACGATAAAGGGAGAGGAAAGGTTCGCCTGCGGGCGAAGATTGAGGTTCGGGATGCCAAAACGCTTGTCATTAAAGAGATTTGCTATGGGACGACGACAGAATCGCTGATCCGCTCCATTGATGAGGCGGCGAAAAAAGGTAAAATCAAAATTGAAGCCATTCATGACTATACGGCAGAGCAAGTCGAAATTGAAATCAAATTGCCAAGAGGACAGTATGCTCAGGATCTATTAGATGCGCTTTATGCCTATACGGAATGCCAAGTCTCGTTAAGCTCCCAGATTGTCGTCATTAAAGACAATATGCCTTGGGAGACGGATGTCGATTCCATTCTCAGGCTGCACACCGAGAAGCTTCAAGAGTATTTGCGGCGCGAGCTGGAAATTGAGCGCGACCGTTTGAAGGAAAAGATTTTTGAAAAAAGCCTGGAGCAAATTTTTATCGAAAATCGTCTCTATAAATTGATAGAGAACTTAGATTCTTATGATAAGGTGCATCAAACCATTGCAACTAGCCTGGTGCCTTTTCATGCTCAACTTTTGCGTGAGCCGACTCATGATGATCGCGAACGTTTGCTCAGCATTCCGATTCGCCGCATCTCTCGTTTCGACTTGACGAAGAACCAAGAAGAAATTTTATCTTATACAACGCAGCTGGCACGCGTTGAAAAAGAGTTGAAGAGCATTAAAAAAGTCGCCATCCGCTATCTGCAAGGACTCATTAAAAAGTTTACCAAAGACCATCCAAGACGGACAGAGGTCCAGGCGATCCAGCAAGTCAATACACGGGCAATGGAAACGCGCCAGATCAAAGTCGGCTTCGATCCAGCCTCTGGATTTGTCGGCACAAAAGTGGCCAGCCAGCACATGATCGAATGTACAAACTTTGATAAAATCTTAGTCATTTTCAAAGATGGAACCTATCAAGTGATTAACATCCCGGAAAAGCAGTACGTCCATCATAATGGCAATAAGGTCGTCTATGTAGGAGTTGCGGATAAAAAGACGGTCATTTCAGTAGCCTATCGCGATCCGGAGACGCATTATGTCTATGCCAAGCGTTTCATTATCGATAAATTTATTTTGGATAAAGTGTACCGTTACTTGGACGAAGGCATGAATTTGGAATTTATCTCGACCGAGCCTCAGAATACTCTTGAATTGCAGTTTATTCCTAAACCGCGCATGACCGTGACAAAAGCGCAATTTCAGGTAGACAGTGTTGCCATTAAGGGGGTGACCGCCAAGGGGGTGAGAATGGCAAACAGAGAAGTGAAAAAATTGGTTTTGGTCAAATCTTAG
- a CDS encoding DNA topoisomerase IV subunit B gives MAKQYDESTVKTLDALAHIRLRSGMYIGRLGDGSNPDDGIYIMLKEVIDNSVDEFIMKYGKKIIVQVDEDRGCVSVRDFGRGIPLGKVIDCVSQINTGAKYNDDVFQFSVGLNGVGTKAVNALSSHFLVRSHRDGEYVEALFSQGHLKAEKKGKTSETNGTFVEFIPDPEIFKKYRFQKEYILKRIWHYAYLNSGLILEFNGEKIQSSNGLLDLLNAEVTEDRLYEPLHYRGKLLEFAFLHTHSYGESYFSFVNGQYTSDGGTHLSAFREGILKGVNEFAKKNFQGVDVREGIVGTVLVRVKDPIFESQTKNKLGNNELRGPVVQEVKEAVVNLLHKHPETANRLIERIVFNEKLRRELAAVKKEAKEKQKKISFKIPKLRDSKYHFQDQSAYSDQTMIFLTEGDSASASIVASRDPLTQAVFSLRGKPLNVFGMKLDQLYKNEEMFNLMNALNIEDDIALLRYNKVILATDADVDGMHIRNLLITFFLTYFEGLVLNGHLYILETPLFKVRNKDQTIYCYSEEEKERAIAKLKKGIEVTRFKGLGEISPSEFKQFIGKDIRLIPVTIHSFSDIKPTLQFYMGKNTPERKQFIMQNLINEDELVPAALAEA, from the coding sequence ATGGCTAAACAATACGACGAAAGTACGGTTAAGACATTAGATGCATTAGCTCATATTCGTTTACGTTCGGGTATGTATATTGGTCGCTTGGGCGATGGGTCTAATCCTGACGATGGCATATATATTATGCTAAAAGAAGTCATCGATAACAGTGTCGATGAATTTATAATGAAGTATGGCAAAAAAATTATTGTACAAGTCGATGAAGACCGCGGCTGCGTATCTGTCCGGGATTTTGGGCGAGGCATTCCACTGGGCAAAGTGATCGATTGTGTCAGCCAAATCAATACGGGAGCTAAATATAATGATGATGTTTTCCAATTCTCTGTCGGGCTCAACGGGGTCGGAACGAAGGCTGTCAATGCGCTGTCCAGTCATTTTCTAGTACGCAGTCATCGCGATGGGGAATATGTCGAGGCGCTCTTTAGCCAAGGGCATCTTAAAGCTGAGAAGAAAGGAAAAACAAGCGAAACGAATGGGACTTTTGTAGAATTTATCCCAGATCCTGAAATTTTCAAAAAATATCGCTTTCAAAAAGAATATATTCTCAAAAGAATTTGGCATTATGCTTATCTCAATTCCGGTTTAATCCTTGAGTTCAACGGAGAGAAAATTCAATCGTCTAATGGACTTCTCGATCTATTGAATGCCGAAGTGACAGAGGATCGTTTGTATGAACCTCTGCATTATCGGGGCAAATTGCTGGAGTTTGCTTTCTTGCATACGCATAGCTATGGAGAGAGCTATTTTTCCTTTGTAAACGGCCAATACACGTCGGATGGGGGAACGCATCTATCCGCTTTTCGCGAAGGAATCTTAAAAGGCGTCAATGAGTTTGCCAAAAAGAACTTCCAAGGCGTGGATGTGCGTGAGGGAATCGTAGGAACGGTCTTGGTTCGGGTAAAAGATCCCATTTTTGAATCGCAGACAAAAAACAAGCTAGGGAACAACGAATTGCGCGGACCGGTTGTGCAAGAGGTGAAGGAGGCGGTTGTCAATCTGCTGCACAAGCATCCTGAAACGGCCAATCGTCTCATTGAACGCATAGTCTTCAATGAAAAGCTGCGCCGCGAGCTGGCAGCTGTCAAGAAAGAAGCCAAAGAGAAGCAAAAGAAAATTTCATTTAAAATCCCCAAGCTGAGGGATAGCAAATACCACTTCCAGGACCAATCCGCCTATAGTGATCAGACCATGATCTTTTTGACGGAAGGGGATTCGGCAAGCGCTTCAATTGTCGCTTCTCGTGATCCGCTGACTCAAGCTGTCTTTTCTTTGCGCGGCAAGCCTTTGAACGTATTCGGTATGAAGCTTGACCAGCTTTATAAGAACGAAGAGATGTTCAATTTGATGAATGCCCTTAACATTGAAGATGACATTGCCTTGTTGCGCTATAATAAGGTCATTTTGGCTACCGATGCCGATGTAGATGGCATGCATATCCGCAATCTATTGATCACCTTCTTTCTCACGTATTTTGAAGGATTGGTGCTCAATGGGCATCTCTATATTCTAGAAACGCCTCTTTTTAAAGTGCGCAATAAAGATCAAACGATTTATTGCTACTCCGAAGAAGAAAAAGAGCGGGCGATAGCTAAATTGAAAAAAGGCATAGAGGTCACTCGCTTTAAAGGGTTAGGGGAAATTTCCCCTTCAGAATTTAAGCAATTTATCGGCAAGGATATTCGCTTGATTCCCGTTACGATTCATTCCTTTTCTGATATCAAGCCGACTTTGCAGTTCTATATGGGAAAAAACACTCCTGAGCGCAAGCAATTTATTATGCAGAATCTCATCAATGAAGATGAGCTGGTACCTGCAGCCCTCGCAGAAGCATAA
- a CDS encoding regulatory protein RecX, producing MKIECKPKAERKEILTVFLDGEPWRDVHIAIFGRFPAFPTCLSIQEWTAAFELLEYKRVKNYVIRRLAAQSYHSEQLNKLLRERLVQPPTIQKIIQECQEWGYLNDEAWIENFVRAHQKKQGLRVILAKLQAKGLSTENLQHIREQWINPEEETLAIRRLIQTKYRSKDLSQYKEKQKVFAALMRKGYPFELIQAVLYSCDQSES from the coding sequence TTGAAGATAGAGTGCAAGCCCAAAGCGGAAAGAAAAGAGATTCTAACCGTCTTTCTAGACGGAGAACCCTGGCGGGATGTCCATATTGCCATTTTTGGGCGTTTTCCCGCTTTTCCCACCTGTTTATCTATTCAGGAATGGACGGCGGCATTTGAGCTGTTAGAATATAAACGGGTGAAAAATTATGTCATTCGCAGACTGGCTGCTCAGAGTTATCACTCGGAGCAACTGAATAAGCTTCTTCGCGAGCGGCTGGTACAGCCTCCTACCATTCAAAAAATTATTCAAGAATGCCAAGAATGGGGATATCTCAACGATGAGGCCTGGATTGAAAATTTTGTTCGGGCTCATCAAAAAAAGCAAGGACTGCGCGTTATCCTAGCCAAACTTCAGGCAAAAGGACTATCTACTGAGAATTTGCAGCACATTCGAGAGCAATGGATAAATCCTGAAGAAGAAACACTGGCGATTCGCCGCTTAATTCAGACCAAGTACCGCTCGAAAGATTTATCTCAATACAAGGAAAAACAAAAAGTATTTGCTGCTCTCATGCGAAAAGGCTACCCTTTTGAGTTGATTCAGGCTGTCTTGTATTCTTGTGACCAATCAGAATCTTGA